The Quercus robur chromosome 7, dhQueRobu3.1, whole genome shotgun sequence genome has a segment encoding these proteins:
- the LOC126693571 gene encoding nuclear intron maturase 3, mitochondrial-like, which produces MDSKNWVLKYLEGRLDLRVDKMKTAIHSAVSENISFLGMELQAVPPSVLHPPMSEKAIRARKKYLRQKEVRALEFKNARERKRKILGMKILQHVFKKLKQSDGFKFDFQIENEVREIFRTWTDEVVHDFLGSLEERWEWHRMLTAGDFLSLRHIRGQLPQELVDAYDKFEEQVDKYLSPVQARKALEKEEKRVEEEEEQKYAKSTVEDLTRLCMKVDAPVELVRKAVKMAGFTNNMGRPRPIKLLIALEDIDIIKWYAGVGRRWLDFFCCCHNFKMVKTVVTYHLRFSCILTLAEKHESTKREAIKHYTKDLKVSDFNGNEEVYFPTEREVKMMGDQNLLDPRPVDGALSLALIRLASDEPSCSCIGHFCDRMDTVYYRVWLLQNRLNVNPSVEDKWVPGMGAIHESLNRKCLPLCSHHINDLYMGSITLRDIDCTAFVDVD; this is translated from the coding sequence ATGGACTCtaagaattgggttttgaaatatttagaaGGTAGGTTGGATTTGAGGGTGGATAAAATGAAGACGGCAATTCATAGTGCAGTATCTGAGAATATTAGTTTTCTAGGTATGGAACTACAGGCAGTTCCACCTTCAGTTTTGCATCCTCCCATGAGTGAGAAAGCAATTAGGGCACGGAAGAAGTACCTTAGGCAGAAGGAAGTTAGAgctttagaatttaaaaatgccagagagaggaaaagaaagatactGGGGATGAAGATATTGCAGCATGTTTTTAAGAAGTTGAAGCAAAGTGATGGGTTTAAATTTGACTTTCAAATTGAAAATGAGGTTCGAGAAATCTTCAGAACTTGGACTGATGAAGTGGTCCATGATTTCTTGGGTTCCTTGGAAGAGCGTTGGGAATGGCATCGGATGCTTACAGCAGGcgattttctctctttaaggCACATTAGAGGTCAATTGCCCCAAGAGCTGGTTGATGCGTATGATAAGTTCGAAGAGCAAGTTGACAAGTATTTGAGTCCGGTCCAAGCTAGAAAGGcattagagaaagaagaaaagagagtggaggaggaagaggaacaGAAATACGCTAAGAGCACGGTTGAGGATTTGACAAGGCTGTGTATGAAAGTTGATGCACCAGTAGAACTTGTTAGGAAGGCAGTTAAGATGGCTGGTTTTACAAATAACATGGGTCGCCCTAGGCCGATCAAGTTACTCATTGCTCTTGAAGATATTGATATTATCAAGTGGTATGCAGGAGTAGGGAGAAGGTGGCTTGATTTCTTCTGTTGCTGTCACAACTTCAAGATGGTTAAAACTGTAGTAACTTATCACTTGAGGTTCTCTTGCATTTTGACACTAGCAGAGAAGCATGAGTCAACCAAACGTGAAGCCATTAAGCATTACACTAAAGATTTGAAGGTCTCTGATTTTAATGGAAATGAAGAAGTGTACTTCCCCACAGAAAGAGAGGTTAAAATGATGGGAGATCAAAATCTTTTGGATCCAAGGCCTGTTGATGGGGCTTTATCTTTGGCTTTGATCAGGTTGGCTTCTGATGAGCCTTCATGTTCCTGTATCGGTCATTTCTGTGACAGAATGGATACTGTTTATTATCGGGTATGGTTACTGCAGAACCGTTTGAATGTGAATCCATCTGTTGAGGACAAATGGGTCCCAGGGATGGGTGCAATTCATGAAAGTCTCAATCGGAAATGCCTCCCTCTCTGTTCTCATCACATAAATGATTTATATATGGGGAGTATCACCCTGCGAGACATTGACTGCACTGCATTTGTGGATGTGGACTGA
- the LOC126691465 gene encoding disease resistance protein RPV1-like, which produces MDMETDSSSFPSSSSSAAARWNYDVFLSFRGEDTRYNFVGHLYEALRQKGIHTFKDDKNLDRGKPISPELLKAIEESRFAIVIISKDYASSAWCLDELAHIIHCKKKTGMTILPVFHNVDPSDTRKRTFEQAFIEHEEKGNKERVEKWREALKEVGNVAGFHLKNTRYETEDIKDIMGWISLHLKYDAFPYITRDLVGIYSRMVELESLLAIGSNDVRFIGVWGMGGMGKTTLARVVYHMVSKEFEAYSFIEDVRENSEKHGLVGLQQKLISNILEETDLKVRDKYDGVLKIRNRLCRKRILLVLDDVNKLDQLENLAWEHDWFGPGSRIIITTRDVHMLKTHRVYKTYEVKGLYDKDALQLFCSKAFREEHVPPNDYLGMSKEVLKYAAGLPLALKVLGSFLFGKSTILWRSALERIKENPKKEVFNVLQISFDGLDDLDKEIFLHIACFFNHEEKDHIVEVLDSLGLHPDIGLQELIDKSLLKIDDKGILRMHDLLEEMGKNIVCQECPNDCGKRSRLWRYEDIENVLKKNKGIERVQAMHILRNYDDEVKETCWSPEAISQMYNLKFLSIDGVFHVPQHLPNSLRVLCWRYYPSNSLPSTFQLDELVMLHLPESRIEQLWIGLKNFDTLKFIDLSESGLIISPDFTGVLNLEKLTLSYCQNLRELHPSVGLLKKLVLFHLNSCENLMCLPSTICSLNSLQHLYLCGCSNIDNLPENLGNLKGLCHLDLSGTAIKEFPSSIEGLTTLDSLTLKDCKNLVCLPSTICSLSLLQRLNLCGCWNFDNLPENLGNLKGLYDLDLSGTAIKEFPSSIEGLTTLNLWTLKDCKNLVCLPSTICSLSSLQRLNLCGCSNFDNLPENLGNLKGLYDLDLRRTGIKELPSSIEGLTTLNSLTLEDCENLVCLPSTICSLSSLQRLNLCGCSNFDNLPENLGNLKGLYDLDLSGTAIKEFPSSIEGLTTLESLTLKDCKNLVCLPSTICSLSSLQRLDLSGCWNFDNLPENLGNLKGLYDLDLSGTAIKELPSSIEGLTTLNSLTLKDCEDLVCLPSTIRSLSSLQHLNLCGCSTFDNLPENLGNLKGLYDLDLSGTAIEEFSSQRL; this is translated from the exons A TGGACATGGAAACGGACTCGTCATCTTTCCcaagttcttcttcttctgctgcTGCCCGATGGAATTATGACGTCTTTCTCAGTTTCAGAGGCGAGGACACCCGCTACAATTTTGTGGGTCATCTTTATGAAGCTTTGAGACAAAAAGGCATTCACACTTTTAAAGACGATAAAAACCTTGACAGAGGAAAACCCATCTCACCAGAGCTGTTGAAAGCAATAGAGGAGTCGAGATTTGCTATCGTCATTATCTCAAAAGACTACGCATCTTCAGCTTGGTGCTTAGATGAACTTGCACACATCATACACTGCAAGAAAAAGACGGGAATGACAATTCTACCTGTTTTTCACAATGTGGATCCATCCGATACACGGAAACGAACTTTTGAGCAAGCATTTATTGAACATGAAGAAAAGGGGAACAAAGAGAGGGTGGAGAAATGGAGAGAAGCTTTGAAAGAAGTGGGCAATGTCGCTGGATTTCATTTAAAGAATACTAG GTATGAGACAGAAGACATCAAAGACATCATGGGATGGATATCACTTCACTTGAAATATGATGCATTCCCTTACATTACTAGGGACCTGGTAGGAATATACTCTCGAATGGTGGAATTGGAGTCGTTATTAGCTATAGGGTCAAACGATGTTCGCTTTATAGGGGTTTGGGGAATGGGGGGAATGGGTAAGACAACTCTTGCTAGAGTTGTTTACCATATGGTTTCTAAAGAATTTGAAGCTTATAGTTTTATTGAGGATGTTAGGGAAAATTCTGAAAAACATGGTTTAGTTGGACTACAACAGAAACTTATTTCTAATATTTTGGAGGAAACAGATTTGAAAGTTAGAGATAAGTATGATGGAGTTCTCAAGATCAGGAATAGGTTATGTCGTAAAAggattcttcttgttcttgatgaTGTAAATAAATTAgaccagttagaaaatttagcTTGGGAGCATGATTGGTTTGGTCCGGGTAGTAGAATTATCATAACAACAAGAGATGTGCATATGTTGAAAACGCATAGAGTTTATAAAACATATGAAGTTAAAGGATTGTATGATAAAGATGCTTTACAACTTTTTTGCTCAAAAGCTTTTAGAGAAGAGCACGTCCCCCCAAATGATTATTTAGGGATGTCCAAAGAAGTTTTAAAATATGCTGCTGGTCTGCCTTTAGCTCTTAAGGTTTTGGGTTCCTTCTTGTTTGGGAAAAGTACCATTTTATGGAGAAGTGCATTGGAGAGGATCaaagaaaatcctaagaaaGAAGTTTTCAATGTACTTCAAATAAGTTTTGATGGACTCGATGACTTAGATAAGGAAATATTCCTGCATATTGCATGCTTCTTTAATCATGAGGAGAAGGATCATATAGTAGAAGTACTAGATAGTCTTGGCCTTCACCCTGATATTGGATTGCAGGAACTCATTGATAAATCTCTCTTGAAAATTGATGATAAAGGTATATTGAGGATGCATGATTTACTTGAAGAAATGGGTAAGAACATAGTTTGTCAAGAGTGCCCTAATGATTGTGGGAAGCGTAGTAGATTGTGGCGTTATGAGGACATTGAAAACgtgttgaaaaaaaataag GGAATAGAAAGAGTTCAAGCCATGCATATTTTGCGTAATTATGATGATGAAGTAAAAGAGACATGTTGGAGCCCTGAGGCTATTTCGCAGATGTACAATCTTAAATTTCTTAGCATTGATGGTGTTTTCCATGTTCCTCAACATCTTCCAAATTCTTTAAGAGTTCTTTGTTGGAGGTATTATCCTTCAAATTCTCTACCATCAACTTTTCAGCTAGATGAGCTTGTTATGCTTCATTTGCCAGAGAGCAGAATTGAACAACTTTGGATAGGACTAAAG AATTTTGACACGTTGAAGTTCATCGACTTGTCAGAATCGGGCCTGATTATATCCCCGGATTTCACTGGAGTCCTAAATCTTGAGAAATTAACACTTTcatattgtcaaaatttacgTGAGCTTCACCCATCTGTTGGACTTCTTAAAAAGCTTGTTCTTTTTCATCTAAATTCTTGCGAAAATCTTATGTGTCTTCCTAGCACCATTTGTAGCTTGAATTCGCTTCAACATCTTTATCTTTGTGGGTGCTCAAATATTGACAACTTGCCGGAGAACCTAGGGAATCTCAAAG GTCTCTGTCATCTTGATTTGAGTGGAACAGCTATAAAAGAGTTTCCTTCATCAATTGAAGGCTTGACGACCCTTGATTCATTGactctcaaagattgtaagAATCTTGTGTGCCTTCCTAGCACCATTTGTAGCTTGAGTTTGCTTCAACGTCTTAATCTTTGTGGGTGTTGGAATTTTGACAACTTGCCAGAGAACCTAGGGAATCTCAAAGGTCTCTATGATCTTGATTTGAGTGGAACAGCTATAAAAGAGTTTCCTTCATCAATTGAAGGCTTGACGACGCTTAATTTATGGactctcaaagattgtaagAATCTTGTGTGCCTTCCTAGCACCATTTGTAGCTTGAGTTCGCTTCAACGTCTTAATCTTTGTGGGTGCTCGAATTTTGACAACTTGCCGGAGAAC CTAGGGAATCTCAAAGGTCTCTATGATCTTGATTTGAGACGAACAG GTATAAAAGAGCTTCCTTCATCAATTGAAGGCTTGACGACCCTTAATTCATTGACTCTCGAAGATTGTGAGAATCTTGTGTGCCTTCCTAGCACCATTTGTAGCTTGAGTTCGCTTCAACGTCTTAATCTTTGTGGGTGCtcaaattttgacaacttgCCGGAGAAC CTAGGGAATCTCAAAGGTCTCTATGATCTTGATTTGAGTGGAACAGCTATAAAAGAGTTTCCTTCATCAATTGAAGGCTTGACGACCCTTGAGTCATTGactctcaaagattgtaagAATCTTGTGTGCCTTCCTAGCACCATTTGTAGCTTGAGTTCGCTTCAACGTCTTGATCTTTCTGGGTGCTGGAATTTTGACAACTTGCCAGAGAACCTAGGGAATCTCAAAG GTCTCTATGATCTTGATTTGAGTGGAACAGCTATAAAAGAGCTTCCTTCATCAATTGAAGGCTTGACGACCCTTAATTCATTGACTCTCAAAGATTGTGAGGATCTTGTGTGCCTCCCTAGCACCATTCGTAGCTTGAGTTCGCTTCAACATCTTAATCTTTGTGGGTGCTCGACTTTTGACAACTTGCCGGAGAACCTAGGGAATCTCAAAGGTCTCTATGATCTTGATTTGAGTGGAACAGCTATAGAAGAGTTTTCTTCCCAAAGATTGTAA
- the LOC126693568 gene encoding uncharacterized protein LOC126693568, with protein sequence MEPLWISLSYLPTNPTMERILLPLFIYSSLQTSPVPVGLSLPSLSGLQSLTNLNLSHCDLWSIPNDIGCLSSLEYLDLSGNNFFSLPESMFQLSNLRKLYLEGCKSLQSFENALSTIDSVVADDCTSLERLPELQFYLFRSDRTYLQFLFFNCFKLVDNNMLQGVNNMLQAGLSLSLCLSLQVLNIMLYIFQGQSGTLPKKLKIIIPGSEIPKYFNHECMGHELKVQVPSNWSNVPIGIAFCVVFIPNKWRECPRDWELLFIINGFPMNEGEISGSRKEYGTIESHHLWLTYSSYRNGFHPLMIKASSRNLEVEKIGVQFIYGQDIENPNKTMAQCINNSSFIIHHDIDDSIAEGSANKQSHDEDDDGAGPSGECCSIVEPPPKRIQRLGGFMADSDDSSQREFIDYFAMEGENQTSKKLESIHKGSSYQDIKDLILTMAQSSNNSCTLYEGLVKSIVILNNSAAEGSKNVMRMMGLDLVEKATLMRNHNQLDL encoded by the exons ATGGAACCATTATGGATTTCATTATCTTACTTGCCAACAAATCCTACCATGGAAAGAATATTATTgcctttatttatatattcttcCCTGCAAACAAGTCCAGTTCCGGTGGGCTTATCATTGCCTTCTTTATCAGGTCTGCAATCTTTAACCAATTTGAATCTTAGTCACTGCGATCTTTGGTCAATCCCCAATGACATTGGTTGCTTGTCCTCTCTAGAATACTTAGATCTAagtggaaataattttttttcccttcctgaAAGCATGTTTCAACTCTCTAACCTTCGAAAACTCTATTTGGAGGGTTGCAAGAGTCTTCAATCATTTGAAAATGCTCTGTCAACTATTGATTCTGTAGTTGCAGACGATTGTACCTCACTAGAGAGATTGCCAGAACtgcaattttatctttttaggtCCGATCGCACCTATTTGCAATTCCTATTTTTCAATTGCTTCAAACTGGTTGACAATAACATGCTTCAGGGCGTTAATAACATGCTCCAGGCAGgtctctctttgtctctctgtctctctctccaaGTTCTAAACATTATGCTTTATATATTTCAGGGACAAAGTGGTACACTACCaaagaagttaaaaattattattccaGGAAGTGAAATTCCGAAATATTTTAACCATGAATGTATGGGTCATGAATTGAAAGTACAAGTACCTTCTAATTGGTCTAATGTGCCGATTGGAATTGCATTTTGTGTTGTCTTTATACCCAACAAATGGCGTGAATGCCCTCGTGATTGGGAacttttatttataatcaatggATTTCCAATGAATGAGGGAGAAATTTCTGGTTCTAGGAAAGAATATGGTACAATTGAATCACATCACCTTTGGCTGACCTATTCTTCTTATCGGAACGGATTTCATCCTCTTATGATTAAAGCATCTTCCCGGAACTTGGAGGTGGAGAAAATTGGGGTCCAATTCATATACGGGCAAGACATCGAAAATCCCAATAAAACTATGGCACAGTGCATCAACAACAGCAGCTTCATAATCCATCATGATATTGATGATTCAATTGCAGAAGGTAGTGCAAATAAGCAAAGccatgatgaggatgatgatgggGCAGGACCCAGTGGAGAATGCTGCTCTATTGTAGAACCACCGCCAAAGAGGATTCAAAGGCTTGGAGGATTTATGGCTGATTCTGATGATTCTAGTCAAAGGGAATTTATTGACTACTTTGCGA TGGAAGGAGAGAATCAAACGTCCAAGAAGCTTGAATCCATTCACAAAGGTAGTAGTTACCAAGACATCAAAGATCTCATTCTAACTATGGCACAGAGCAGCAACAACAGCTGCACCCTCTATGAGGGTCTGGTGAAATCTATCGTGATATTGAACAATTCAGCCGCAGAAGGTAGCAAAAATGTCATGAGGATGATGGGGCTGGACCTAGTGGAGAAGGCCACTCTAATGAGGAACCACAACCAATTGGATTTATGA